One Phaseolus vulgaris cultivar G19833 chromosome 11, P. vulgaris v2.0, whole genome shotgun sequence genomic window carries:
- the LOC137826062 gene encoding G-type lectin S-receptor-like serine/threonine-protein kinase At4g27290 isoform X1, whose product MAIPLPFIVVASLVLLSSKVSSETNTITQFQPLTYGTNLVSEEGTFELGFFRLGTSSNLYLGIWFKKIPQKTIVWVANRNNPINNTIINSNSNNSTELTLTKEGNLVLLSSNNTVHWSTNATAKSESVKPVARLLETGNFVVRDEKDNNSENYLWQSFDYPSDTLLPGMKLGWEVTTGLNRYLTSWNNWEDPSSGHFSYGVSRGNIPEMQLWNGSSVTYRSGPWSGFRFSATPALKRRSLMNINFVDNPMESYYQVFPRNRSMILRTVVNQTMNALQRFIWDEETQNWKLDLVIPRDGFCGYNYCGSFGYCAVKDNSSACECLRGFEPKSAEKWSEGCVQRSETRCRVKKKDGFVKVSNMKIPDTKTSWMNRSLTIEECKAKCWENCSCTAYANSDITENGSGYSGCILWFGDLLDLRFLPDAGQDLFVRMDISKIEENKDSSKKVVIGVTSIVSSIAAVLLIFTFFYRRRKGKDTKAKINESEEGDLELPLFDFDTIACATSDFSDDNMLGQGGFGPVYKGTLDGKNIAVKRLSDTSAQGLKEFKNEVIFCSKLQHRNLVKVLGYCVEEQEKLLIYEYMPNKSLNFFLFDDSQSKLLDWSARLNIISGIARGLLYLHQDSRLRIIHRDLKSSNILLDDDMNPKISDFGLAKVGKGDQIEGNTRRVVGTYGYMAPEYAIGGVFSVKSDVYSFGVLLLEVLSGKKNKGFSYSIHSYNLIEHAWRCWKECIPIEFIDTCLRDSYILSEALRCIHIGLLCVQHQPNDRPNMTTVVTMLTSETTLPHPEKPVFLMQRVLVEEDVGQNMYCPTNEVTISEVEPR is encoded by the exons ATGGCCATTCCACTACCATTCATCGTCGTAGCCAGTTTAGTTTTGCTCTCATCAAAAGTTTCCTCTGAAACCAACACCATCACTCAGTTTCAGCCACTTACCTATGGAACCAACTTGGTTTCTGAGGAAGGAACCTTCGAATTAGGTTTCTTCCGCCTAGGTACTTCCTCAAACCTCTACCTAGGAATCTGGTTCAAAAAAATCCCACAGAAAACCATTGTTTGGGTTGCCAACCGCAACAATCCAATCAATAACACCATCATCAACAGCAACAGCAACAACTCAACCGAGTTAACCTTAACCAAAGAAGGAAACCTGGTTCTTCTCAGCAGCAACAACACCGTTCACTGGTCAACAAATGCAACAGCAAAATCTGAATCGGTGAAGCCAGTAGCACGGCTTTTGGAAACAGGGAACTTTGTGGTAAGAGATGAAAAGGACAACAATTCTGAAAACTACTTGTGGCAAAGCTTTGACTATCCTTCGGACACACTTTTACCAGGAATGAAGCTAGGGTGGGAAGTAACAACGGGTCTCAACAGATACCTCACTTCTTGGAACAACTGGGAAGACCCATCTTCTGGTCATTTTTCTTATGGAGTTTCAAGAGGCAACATCCCCGAAATGCAACTTTGGAACGGTTCATCAGTGACCTACAGAAGTGGCCCTTGGAGTGGCTTTCGATTCAGCGCCACACCCGCATTGAAGCGTCGTTCATTGATGAATATCAACTTCGTTGACAACCCCATGGAGAGTTATTACCAAGTTTTCCCGCGAAATAGGTCGATGATTCTGAGAACGGTGGTTAACCAAACCATGAACGCTCTTCAGCGTTTCATTTGGGACGAAGAAACTCAAAACTGGAAGCTTGATTTAGTTATCCCCAGAGACGGTTTTTGCGGCTATAACTACTGTGGCTCATTCGGGTACTGTGCTGTGAAGGACAACTCTTCAGCCTGCGAGTGTTTACGAGGGTTTGAGCCAAAATCGGCTGAAAAGTGGAGTGAAGGGTGCGTGCAAAGAAGTGAAACTAGGTGCAGGGTGAAGAAGAAAGACGGGTTTGTTAAGGTTAGTAACATGAAGATTCCCGACACTAAAACATCGTGGATGAATCGAAGTCTAACGATTGAGGAATGCAAGGCTAAGTGTTGGGAAAACTGTTCTTGCACGGCTTATGCTAATTCGGATATCACTGAAAATGGAAGTGGTTATAGCGGTTGCATCCTCTGGTTCGGTGATCTATTGGATTTGAGATTTCTTCCAGATGCAGGGCAAGATCTATTTGTTAGAATGGATATCTCCAAAATTG AAGAAAATAAAGACAGTTCAAAGAAAGTGGTGATTGGGGTCACAAGCATAGTTTCTTCGATTGCTGCAGTGCTTCTAATATTCACATTCTTTTACCggagaagaaaaggcaaag AtacaaaagcaaaaataaacGAAAGTGAAGAAGGTGATCTTGAGCTACCTTTGTTTGATTTTGATACAATAGCATGTGCTACTAGTGACTTCTCAGATGACAACATGCTTGGCCAAGGTGGTTTTGGTCCTGTCTACAAA ggAACATTGGATGGAAAGAATATTGCTGTGAAAAGGCTATCTGATACATCTGCCCAAGGACTCAAGGAATTTAAAAATGAAGTTATATTTTGTTCTAAACTTCAACATCGGAATCTTGTCAAAGTTCTCGGATATTGCGTTGAAGAGCAAGAAAAATTACTCATTTATGAATACATGCCTAACAAAAGCTTAAACTTCTTTCTTTTTG ATGATTCTCAAAGCAAACTTTTAGATTGGTCTGCACGCTTAAACATTATAAGTGGAATTGCTCGAGGACTTCTTTATCTTCATCAAGATTCTAGGCTAAGGATTATACACAGAGATTTAAAATCAAGTAATATCTTGTTAgatgatgatatgaatccaaagATTTCTGATTTTGGATTAGCTAAAGTGGGTAAAGGTGATCAAATTGAAGGGAATACGAGGAGAGTTGTTGGTACATA TGGTTATATGGCTCCCGAATATGCAATTGGTGGAGTATTCTCTGTCAAATCTGATGTTTATAGCTTTGGTGTTTTATTGTTAGAGGTTTTAAgtggaaagaaaaataaaggatTTTCCTACTCAATCCACAGCTATAATCTTATTGAACAT GCATGGAGGTGTTGGAAAGAGTGCATCCCAATTGAATTCATTGACACTTGTTTAAGGGACTCGTACATTCTATCTGAAGCCTTACGATGTATTCATATCGGTCTTTTATGTGTACAACATCAACCTAATGATAGACCGAATATGACAACTGTAGTTACAATGTTAACAAGTGAAACTACTTTACCACATCCAGAAAAGCCTGTTTTCTTAATGCAAAGGGTTTTAGTTGAGGAAGATGTTGGACAAAATATGTATTGTCCAACCAATGAAGTAACTATTTCTGAGGTGGAACCAAGATAA
- the LOC137826062 gene encoding G-type lectin S-receptor-like serine/threonine-protein kinase At4g27290 isoform X2 — translation MAIPLPFIVVASLVLLSSKVSSETNTITQFQPLTYGTNLVSEEGTFELGFFRLGTSSNLYLGIWFKKIPQKTIVWVANRNNPINNTIINSNSNNSTELTLTKEGNLVLLSSNNTVHWSTNATAKSESVKPVARLLETGNFVVRDEKDNNSENYLWQSFDYPSDTLLPGMKLGWEVTTGLNRYLTSWNNWEDPSSGHFSYGVSRGNIPEMQLWNGSSVTYRSGPWSGFRFSATPALKRRSLMNINFVDNPMESYYQVFPRNRSMILRTVVNQTMNALQRFIWDEETQNWKLDLVIPRDGFCGYNYCGSFGYCAVKDNSSACECLRGFEPKSAEKWSEGCVQRSETRCRVKKKDGFVKVSNMKIPDTKTSWMNRSLTIEECKAKCWENCSCTAYANSDITENGSGYSGCILWFGDLLDLRFLPDAGQDLFVRMDISKIENKDSSKKVVIGVTSIVSSIAAVLLIFTFFYRRRKGKDTKAKINESEEGDLELPLFDFDTIACATSDFSDDNMLGQGGFGPVYKGTLDGKNIAVKRLSDTSAQGLKEFKNEVIFCSKLQHRNLVKVLGYCVEEQEKLLIYEYMPNKSLNFFLFDDSQSKLLDWSARLNIISGIARGLLYLHQDSRLRIIHRDLKSSNILLDDDMNPKISDFGLAKVGKGDQIEGNTRRVVGTYGYMAPEYAIGGVFSVKSDVYSFGVLLLEVLSGKKNKGFSYSIHSYNLIEHAWRCWKECIPIEFIDTCLRDSYILSEALRCIHIGLLCVQHQPNDRPNMTTVVTMLTSETTLPHPEKPVFLMQRVLVEEDVGQNMYCPTNEVTISEVEPR, via the exons ATGGCCATTCCACTACCATTCATCGTCGTAGCCAGTTTAGTTTTGCTCTCATCAAAAGTTTCCTCTGAAACCAACACCATCACTCAGTTTCAGCCACTTACCTATGGAACCAACTTGGTTTCTGAGGAAGGAACCTTCGAATTAGGTTTCTTCCGCCTAGGTACTTCCTCAAACCTCTACCTAGGAATCTGGTTCAAAAAAATCCCACAGAAAACCATTGTTTGGGTTGCCAACCGCAACAATCCAATCAATAACACCATCATCAACAGCAACAGCAACAACTCAACCGAGTTAACCTTAACCAAAGAAGGAAACCTGGTTCTTCTCAGCAGCAACAACACCGTTCACTGGTCAACAAATGCAACAGCAAAATCTGAATCGGTGAAGCCAGTAGCACGGCTTTTGGAAACAGGGAACTTTGTGGTAAGAGATGAAAAGGACAACAATTCTGAAAACTACTTGTGGCAAAGCTTTGACTATCCTTCGGACACACTTTTACCAGGAATGAAGCTAGGGTGGGAAGTAACAACGGGTCTCAACAGATACCTCACTTCTTGGAACAACTGGGAAGACCCATCTTCTGGTCATTTTTCTTATGGAGTTTCAAGAGGCAACATCCCCGAAATGCAACTTTGGAACGGTTCATCAGTGACCTACAGAAGTGGCCCTTGGAGTGGCTTTCGATTCAGCGCCACACCCGCATTGAAGCGTCGTTCATTGATGAATATCAACTTCGTTGACAACCCCATGGAGAGTTATTACCAAGTTTTCCCGCGAAATAGGTCGATGATTCTGAGAACGGTGGTTAACCAAACCATGAACGCTCTTCAGCGTTTCATTTGGGACGAAGAAACTCAAAACTGGAAGCTTGATTTAGTTATCCCCAGAGACGGTTTTTGCGGCTATAACTACTGTGGCTCATTCGGGTACTGTGCTGTGAAGGACAACTCTTCAGCCTGCGAGTGTTTACGAGGGTTTGAGCCAAAATCGGCTGAAAAGTGGAGTGAAGGGTGCGTGCAAAGAAGTGAAACTAGGTGCAGGGTGAAGAAGAAAGACGGGTTTGTTAAGGTTAGTAACATGAAGATTCCCGACACTAAAACATCGTGGATGAATCGAAGTCTAACGATTGAGGAATGCAAGGCTAAGTGTTGGGAAAACTGTTCTTGCACGGCTTATGCTAATTCGGATATCACTGAAAATGGAAGTGGTTATAGCGGTTGCATCCTCTGGTTCGGTGATCTATTGGATTTGAGATTTCTTCCAGATGCAGGGCAAGATCTATTTGTTAGAATGGATATCTCCAAAATTG AAAATAAAGACAGTTCAAAGAAAGTGGTGATTGGGGTCACAAGCATAGTTTCTTCGATTGCTGCAGTGCTTCTAATATTCACATTCTTTTACCggagaagaaaaggcaaag AtacaaaagcaaaaataaacGAAAGTGAAGAAGGTGATCTTGAGCTACCTTTGTTTGATTTTGATACAATAGCATGTGCTACTAGTGACTTCTCAGATGACAACATGCTTGGCCAAGGTGGTTTTGGTCCTGTCTACAAA ggAACATTGGATGGAAAGAATATTGCTGTGAAAAGGCTATCTGATACATCTGCCCAAGGACTCAAGGAATTTAAAAATGAAGTTATATTTTGTTCTAAACTTCAACATCGGAATCTTGTCAAAGTTCTCGGATATTGCGTTGAAGAGCAAGAAAAATTACTCATTTATGAATACATGCCTAACAAAAGCTTAAACTTCTTTCTTTTTG ATGATTCTCAAAGCAAACTTTTAGATTGGTCTGCACGCTTAAACATTATAAGTGGAATTGCTCGAGGACTTCTTTATCTTCATCAAGATTCTAGGCTAAGGATTATACACAGAGATTTAAAATCAAGTAATATCTTGTTAgatgatgatatgaatccaaagATTTCTGATTTTGGATTAGCTAAAGTGGGTAAAGGTGATCAAATTGAAGGGAATACGAGGAGAGTTGTTGGTACATA TGGTTATATGGCTCCCGAATATGCAATTGGTGGAGTATTCTCTGTCAAATCTGATGTTTATAGCTTTGGTGTTTTATTGTTAGAGGTTTTAAgtggaaagaaaaataaaggatTTTCCTACTCAATCCACAGCTATAATCTTATTGAACAT GCATGGAGGTGTTGGAAAGAGTGCATCCCAATTGAATTCATTGACACTTGTTTAAGGGACTCGTACATTCTATCTGAAGCCTTACGATGTATTCATATCGGTCTTTTATGTGTACAACATCAACCTAATGATAGACCGAATATGACAACTGTAGTTACAATGTTAACAAGTGAAACTACTTTACCACATCCAGAAAAGCCTGTTTTCTTAATGCAAAGGGTTTTAGTTGAGGAAGATGTTGGACAAAATATGTATTGTCCAACCAATGAAGTAACTATTTCTGAGGTGGAACCAAGATAA
- the LOC137826062 gene encoding G-type lectin S-receptor-like serine/threonine-protein kinase At4g27290 isoform X4, with amino-acid sequence MAIPLPFIVVASLVLLSSKVSSETNTITQFQPLTYGTNLVSEEGTFELGFFRLGTSSNLYLGIWFKKIPQKTIVWVANRNNPINNTIINSNSNNSTELTLTKEGNLVLLSSNNTVHWSTNATAKSESVKPVARLLETGNFVVRDEKDNNSENYLWQSFDYPSDTLLPGMKLGWEVTTGLNRYLTSWNNWEDPSSGHFSYGVSRGNIPEMQLWNGSSVTYRSGPWSGFRFSATPALKRRSLMNINFVDNPMESYYQVFPRNRSMILRTVVNQTMNALQRFIWDEETQNWKLDLVIPRDGFCGYNYCGSFGYCAVKDNSSACECLRGFEPKSAEKWSEGCVQRSETRCRVKKKDGFVKVSNMKIPDTKTSWMNRSLTIEECKAKCWENCSCTAYANSDITENGSGYSGCILWFGDLLDLRFLPDAGQDLFVRMDISKIEENKDSSKKVVIGVTSIVSSIAAVLLIFTFFYRRRKGKDTKAKINESEEGDLELPLFDFDTIACATSDFSDDNMLGQGGFGPVYKGTLDGKNIAVKRLSDTSAQGLKEFKNEVIFCSKLQHRNLVKVLGYCVEEQEKLLIYEYMPNKSLNFFLFDDDMNPKISDFGLAKVGKGDQIEGNTRRVVGTYGYMAPEYAIGGVFSVKSDVYSFGVLLLEVLSGKKNKGFSYSIHSYNLIEHAWRCWKECIPIEFIDTCLRDSYILSEALRCIHIGLLCVQHQPNDRPNMTTVVTMLTSETTLPHPEKPVFLMQRVLVEEDVGQNMYCPTNEVTISEVEPR; translated from the exons ATGGCCATTCCACTACCATTCATCGTCGTAGCCAGTTTAGTTTTGCTCTCATCAAAAGTTTCCTCTGAAACCAACACCATCACTCAGTTTCAGCCACTTACCTATGGAACCAACTTGGTTTCTGAGGAAGGAACCTTCGAATTAGGTTTCTTCCGCCTAGGTACTTCCTCAAACCTCTACCTAGGAATCTGGTTCAAAAAAATCCCACAGAAAACCATTGTTTGGGTTGCCAACCGCAACAATCCAATCAATAACACCATCATCAACAGCAACAGCAACAACTCAACCGAGTTAACCTTAACCAAAGAAGGAAACCTGGTTCTTCTCAGCAGCAACAACACCGTTCACTGGTCAACAAATGCAACAGCAAAATCTGAATCGGTGAAGCCAGTAGCACGGCTTTTGGAAACAGGGAACTTTGTGGTAAGAGATGAAAAGGACAACAATTCTGAAAACTACTTGTGGCAAAGCTTTGACTATCCTTCGGACACACTTTTACCAGGAATGAAGCTAGGGTGGGAAGTAACAACGGGTCTCAACAGATACCTCACTTCTTGGAACAACTGGGAAGACCCATCTTCTGGTCATTTTTCTTATGGAGTTTCAAGAGGCAACATCCCCGAAATGCAACTTTGGAACGGTTCATCAGTGACCTACAGAAGTGGCCCTTGGAGTGGCTTTCGATTCAGCGCCACACCCGCATTGAAGCGTCGTTCATTGATGAATATCAACTTCGTTGACAACCCCATGGAGAGTTATTACCAAGTTTTCCCGCGAAATAGGTCGATGATTCTGAGAACGGTGGTTAACCAAACCATGAACGCTCTTCAGCGTTTCATTTGGGACGAAGAAACTCAAAACTGGAAGCTTGATTTAGTTATCCCCAGAGACGGTTTTTGCGGCTATAACTACTGTGGCTCATTCGGGTACTGTGCTGTGAAGGACAACTCTTCAGCCTGCGAGTGTTTACGAGGGTTTGAGCCAAAATCGGCTGAAAAGTGGAGTGAAGGGTGCGTGCAAAGAAGTGAAACTAGGTGCAGGGTGAAGAAGAAAGACGGGTTTGTTAAGGTTAGTAACATGAAGATTCCCGACACTAAAACATCGTGGATGAATCGAAGTCTAACGATTGAGGAATGCAAGGCTAAGTGTTGGGAAAACTGTTCTTGCACGGCTTATGCTAATTCGGATATCACTGAAAATGGAAGTGGTTATAGCGGTTGCATCCTCTGGTTCGGTGATCTATTGGATTTGAGATTTCTTCCAGATGCAGGGCAAGATCTATTTGTTAGAATGGATATCTCCAAAATTG AAGAAAATAAAGACAGTTCAAAGAAAGTGGTGATTGGGGTCACAAGCATAGTTTCTTCGATTGCTGCAGTGCTTCTAATATTCACATTCTTTTACCggagaagaaaaggcaaag AtacaaaagcaaaaataaacGAAAGTGAAGAAGGTGATCTTGAGCTACCTTTGTTTGATTTTGATACAATAGCATGTGCTACTAGTGACTTCTCAGATGACAACATGCTTGGCCAAGGTGGTTTTGGTCCTGTCTACAAA ggAACATTGGATGGAAAGAATATTGCTGTGAAAAGGCTATCTGATACATCTGCCCAAGGACTCAAGGAATTTAAAAATGAAGTTATATTTTGTTCTAAACTTCAACATCGGAATCTTGTCAAAGTTCTCGGATATTGCGTTGAAGAGCAAGAAAAATTACTCATTTATGAATACATGCCTAACAAAAGCTTAAACTTCTTTCTTTTTG atgatgatatgaatccaaagATTTCTGATTTTGGATTAGCTAAAGTGGGTAAAGGTGATCAAATTGAAGGGAATACGAGGAGAGTTGTTGGTACATA TGGTTATATGGCTCCCGAATATGCAATTGGTGGAGTATTCTCTGTCAAATCTGATGTTTATAGCTTTGGTGTTTTATTGTTAGAGGTTTTAAgtggaaagaaaaataaaggatTTTCCTACTCAATCCACAGCTATAATCTTATTGAACAT GCATGGAGGTGTTGGAAAGAGTGCATCCCAATTGAATTCATTGACACTTGTTTAAGGGACTCGTACATTCTATCTGAAGCCTTACGATGTATTCATATCGGTCTTTTATGTGTACAACATCAACCTAATGATAGACCGAATATGACAACTGTAGTTACAATGTTAACAAGTGAAACTACTTTACCACATCCAGAAAAGCCTGTTTTCTTAATGCAAAGGGTTTTAGTTGAGGAAGATGTTGGACAAAATATGTATTGTCCAACCAATGAAGTAACTATTTCTGAGGTGGAACCAAGATAA
- the LOC137826062 gene encoding G-type lectin S-receptor-like serine/threonine-protein kinase At4g27290 isoform X3, giving the protein MAIPLPFIVVASLVLLSSKVSSETNTITQFQPLTYGTNLVSEEGTFELGFFRLGTSSNLYLGIWFKKIPQKTIVWVANRNNPINNTIINSNSNNSTELTLTKEGNLVLLSSNNTVHWSTNATAKSESVKPVARLLETGNFVVRDEKDNNSENYLWQSFDYPSDTLLPGMKLGWEVTTGLNRYLTSWNNWEDPSSGHFSYGVSRGNIPEMQLWNGSSVTYRSGPWSGFRFSATPALKRRSLMNINFVDNPMESYYQVFPRNRSMILRTVVNQTMNALQRFIWDEETQNWKLDLVIPRDGFCGYNYCGSFGYCAVKDNSSACECLRGFEPKSAEKWSEGCVQRSETRCRVKKKDGFVKVSNMKIPDTKTSWMNRSLTIEECKAKCWENCSCTAYANSDITENGSGYSGCILWFGDLLDLRFLPDAGQDLFVRMDISKIEENKDSSKKVVIGVTSIVSSIAAVLLIFTFFYRRRKGKDTKAKINESEEGDLELPLFDFDTIACATSDFSDDNMLGQGGFGPVYKGTLDGKNIAVKRLSDTSAQGLKEFKNEVIFCSKLQHRNLVKVLGYCVEEQEKLLIYEYMPNKSLNFFLFDWSARLNIISGIARGLLYLHQDSRLRIIHRDLKSSNILLDDDMNPKISDFGLAKVGKGDQIEGNTRRVVGTYGYMAPEYAIGGVFSVKSDVYSFGVLLLEVLSGKKNKGFSYSIHSYNLIEHAWRCWKECIPIEFIDTCLRDSYILSEALRCIHIGLLCVQHQPNDRPNMTTVVTMLTSETTLPHPEKPVFLMQRVLVEEDVGQNMYCPTNEVTISEVEPR; this is encoded by the exons ATGGCCATTCCACTACCATTCATCGTCGTAGCCAGTTTAGTTTTGCTCTCATCAAAAGTTTCCTCTGAAACCAACACCATCACTCAGTTTCAGCCACTTACCTATGGAACCAACTTGGTTTCTGAGGAAGGAACCTTCGAATTAGGTTTCTTCCGCCTAGGTACTTCCTCAAACCTCTACCTAGGAATCTGGTTCAAAAAAATCCCACAGAAAACCATTGTTTGGGTTGCCAACCGCAACAATCCAATCAATAACACCATCATCAACAGCAACAGCAACAACTCAACCGAGTTAACCTTAACCAAAGAAGGAAACCTGGTTCTTCTCAGCAGCAACAACACCGTTCACTGGTCAACAAATGCAACAGCAAAATCTGAATCGGTGAAGCCAGTAGCACGGCTTTTGGAAACAGGGAACTTTGTGGTAAGAGATGAAAAGGACAACAATTCTGAAAACTACTTGTGGCAAAGCTTTGACTATCCTTCGGACACACTTTTACCAGGAATGAAGCTAGGGTGGGAAGTAACAACGGGTCTCAACAGATACCTCACTTCTTGGAACAACTGGGAAGACCCATCTTCTGGTCATTTTTCTTATGGAGTTTCAAGAGGCAACATCCCCGAAATGCAACTTTGGAACGGTTCATCAGTGACCTACAGAAGTGGCCCTTGGAGTGGCTTTCGATTCAGCGCCACACCCGCATTGAAGCGTCGTTCATTGATGAATATCAACTTCGTTGACAACCCCATGGAGAGTTATTACCAAGTTTTCCCGCGAAATAGGTCGATGATTCTGAGAACGGTGGTTAACCAAACCATGAACGCTCTTCAGCGTTTCATTTGGGACGAAGAAACTCAAAACTGGAAGCTTGATTTAGTTATCCCCAGAGACGGTTTTTGCGGCTATAACTACTGTGGCTCATTCGGGTACTGTGCTGTGAAGGACAACTCTTCAGCCTGCGAGTGTTTACGAGGGTTTGAGCCAAAATCGGCTGAAAAGTGGAGTGAAGGGTGCGTGCAAAGAAGTGAAACTAGGTGCAGGGTGAAGAAGAAAGACGGGTTTGTTAAGGTTAGTAACATGAAGATTCCCGACACTAAAACATCGTGGATGAATCGAAGTCTAACGATTGAGGAATGCAAGGCTAAGTGTTGGGAAAACTGTTCTTGCACGGCTTATGCTAATTCGGATATCACTGAAAATGGAAGTGGTTATAGCGGTTGCATCCTCTGGTTCGGTGATCTATTGGATTTGAGATTTCTTCCAGATGCAGGGCAAGATCTATTTGTTAGAATGGATATCTCCAAAATTG AAGAAAATAAAGACAGTTCAAAGAAAGTGGTGATTGGGGTCACAAGCATAGTTTCTTCGATTGCTGCAGTGCTTCTAATATTCACATTCTTTTACCggagaagaaaaggcaaag AtacaaaagcaaaaataaacGAAAGTGAAGAAGGTGATCTTGAGCTACCTTTGTTTGATTTTGATACAATAGCATGTGCTACTAGTGACTTCTCAGATGACAACATGCTTGGCCAAGGTGGTTTTGGTCCTGTCTACAAA ggAACATTGGATGGAAAGAATATTGCTGTGAAAAGGCTATCTGATACATCTGCCCAAGGACTCAAGGAATTTAAAAATGAAGTTATATTTTGTTCTAAACTTCAACATCGGAATCTTGTCAAAGTTCTCGGATATTGCGTTGAAGAGCAAGAAAAATTACTCATTTATGAATACATGCCTAACAAAAGCTTAAACTTCTTTCTTTTTG ATTGGTCTGCACGCTTAAACATTATAAGTGGAATTGCTCGAGGACTTCTTTATCTTCATCAAGATTCTAGGCTAAGGATTATACACAGAGATTTAAAATCAAGTAATATCTTGTTAgatgatgatatgaatccaaagATTTCTGATTTTGGATTAGCTAAAGTGGGTAAAGGTGATCAAATTGAAGGGAATACGAGGAGAGTTGTTGGTACATA TGGTTATATGGCTCCCGAATATGCAATTGGTGGAGTATTCTCTGTCAAATCTGATGTTTATAGCTTTGGTGTTTTATTGTTAGAGGTTTTAAgtggaaagaaaaataaaggatTTTCCTACTCAATCCACAGCTATAATCTTATTGAACAT GCATGGAGGTGTTGGAAAGAGTGCATCCCAATTGAATTCATTGACACTTGTTTAAGGGACTCGTACATTCTATCTGAAGCCTTACGATGTATTCATATCGGTCTTTTATGTGTACAACATCAACCTAATGATAGACCGAATATGACAACTGTAGTTACAATGTTAACAAGTGAAACTACTTTACCACATCCAGAAAAGCCTGTTTTCTTAATGCAAAGGGTTTTAGTTGAGGAAGATGTTGGACAAAATATGTATTGTCCAACCAATGAAGTAACTATTTCTGAGGTGGAACCAAGATAA